In Fibrobacter sp. UWP2, the sequence GAAAAGAGCATGAAACTACTTGACAATGAAGCGCTAATAGCCTAGATTTACACCAGTTGGAGACCTGGATTTTCAACTAAAAAAGGGACAAATTCGTCTGTCGAACCGCCTTGATCGTTTTCGGTCGGGGTATCGGTAGAATCGCCGTCACCATCGGAGCCGCCTTCATCACCATCGTCATCCGTACCGGCTTCGTCATCATCATCCGAGGGCTTTGTATCCTTGCCACCCGCTGCAGGGTATTCGCAAGCCTTCGTCGCGGCGAAGGCAAAATCCTTAAATTCCTTCGCTGTCACATCATAGTGAGTTTTAACCGTAAGTACGTTATCTTTACAAGTCATTTCAGCATCTTCATCGTCAACTTCATTCGGTACAGGACCAGCACATACATCAGAAATTCCAGGACCGTATTCGTAACGTGAAGTCATGGTGCCATCTTCGTTATGGGTATATGTCATCGTAACCGAGTATTCCCCCGCGTTCTGCTTGACAACGACCTTGTTATCCTTAATATCGCAGGTATAGAGGTCGTTCACATTCCCAGCGCCTGAGCCGCTATCATCGTCGCCGCAGGCGGTCAGGCACACCATGGCGGTCAAAGCGAGGGCGCAAGTCCAAAGCAATTTCTTCATATTTACTCCTTGATTCTTGTGTTTAAGAAGAATATAACCAAAAAGAAAGCTTCAAGCACATTTTTATAATAACAATTGTCATTTTCGTGCAAAAACTCTTCCTCTACCACGTAGTATATCGCATTTTTCTATATTTAGCCCACTTTTAAATCCCTCCACACAAGGAAAAATCATGAAAATCGCCGAAAAGACCGTAGTCCAGATGCACTACACCCTCACCTCCGACGAAGGAGCCGTCATCGATTCCTCCGAAGGTCGCGAACCGCTCCAGTACATCCAGGGCGCCCACATGATCGTGGTCGGGCTCGAAAAGGCCATGGAAGGCCACGAGGTCGGCGACAAGTTCGACGTGAAGGTCATCCCGGCCGAAGGCTACGGCATTTACGACGAGCGCATGACTCAGGAAGTCCCGCTGAACGTGTTCCAGGGAGTGGAAAAGGTCGAAGTCGGCATGCAGTTCTACGCGCAGACGCCAGCAGGCCCCATGCCCATCCGCATCAAGAGCGTCTCTGGCGACAAGGCGGTGATCGACGCCAACCACGAGCTCGCCGGCAAAAACCTGAACTTCGCCATCGAGGTGGTGAGCGTACGCGAGGCTACCGAAGAGGAACTCAACCCGCAGGGCCACTGCTGCTGTGGCGGCAAGGGCGACGGCGAATGCAAGTGTGGCGAAGAAGGCCACGAATGCGAATGCGGCGGCGAAGGCCACAAGGAAAACTGCGACGGTCAGGGTGGCTGCGGCTGCCCCAACCACGACAAGCACCACGGCAACGCCTAATTGCTAACGAAAGAACCTGCGCACGACCTGCCGCAAGACGCGCAGGCCGTAGGTCACTACATTCAAGTTGGATTTTTCGCCGGCATAACGCGTAGGTATCGGGAGTTCGGCCAGTCGCCACCCGCGGGCGTCGGCGATGGAAATGATTTCCAGGTCGATGTCGAAACTCGGGCTCAGTTTTTCGAGGTCGAGCGTTTTTAGGAATTCCGCGTTATAGACGATGTAACCGCTGTGGCGGTCCGTCAGTTTTTGCTTGAAGGCGACATTCTCGAGCGCGGTGAGAAACGCCCCGCCCAGGCGCTTGTACAAAGGCATCCCGCCGCGGCGCGCACCGCCGGCTACCGCATGCCGAGAGCCCTGCAACAACGCAAGTCCACGGGCAGAACAATCCCTACGTTCCATCTCGGCAATGAATTCGTCCAGTTTTTCGGCAGGGTATTGCCCATCCCCGTGCAGGCACGCAATATACTTGGCACCCGCGGCAAGCCCTGCGGCAAGGCCGAACTTAACGACAGCCCCGTACCCTTGGTTGTTTTCGAACCGGTGGCATAAAATTTGCCAAGCCCCCTCACCATCAAACGGTTCCAGCGCTACCGGCTCCTTGGAGCCGTCGTCAATCACAAGCACCTGCGAACGCGCATACATCGCAGGCGACACCTTCGAAAGGACTTCATGGAGAGTTTTGCCGACGTTATACGCCGGCACAAAAATAAAGACGTCCCTAGGCATAGTGCTCCGCGAACCACGAGAGCGAATCGCGCAGGCACACGTCTATGGGCGTTTTGGCGCGGAATCCGAGCAAGCGTTCCGCCTTCGCCACGCTGGGCAAGCGGCGCAAGGAGTCGTCGTAACCTTCGCCGTAGTATTCCTCGCCCGATACGGCAACCGGTGCGGGCAGGCTTTCGACACCGACACCACGGATTTCGGCATAAATCTCACGCATCTTTTGCGCCAGTTCGGCGATGGTCAGCTCGTTGTCAGGGTTACCCACGTTAAAAGCCTGCGAATAGACCGCAGGAACCTCGCCAAGAGCGGGCGCCTCGTCACCAGCGGAACCCGCAACCTGGAAAAGCGCGAATATAAAGTCAATGGCATCGAACACGCTGGTAAAGCACCTGCGTGCCTTACCGCCGTTCACAAGCTTGAGAGCCTCGCCACGCACCAAAGCACTGGAGAAGTTCGCCAGCACGCGCGGGATTCCCTCGCCGTCCACACCCGGCATAAAGTCCATGTACGGTCCCACAAAATTGAACGGGCGGACAACCGTCCAGCGGAGCCCGGAAAGCCCAGCAATATAGCGCTCCGTCAAGAGTTTCGCCGTCGCATAACTCCAGCGACTCGCCGTCACAGGCCCAAACGTCACCGGGGTCGAATCCTCTTCGAGCAGTCCCGAATCAGCTGCCGTGCGGCCATACACCTCGGATGTTGAAAAATGGACAAGCCACGAACCCGACTTGGCACAGGCATCAGCAAGTGCCGCCGGATGGTCGTAATTGCTGCGGATGACCGTCGCTGACTCCGCCATGTAACGGCTCGGCGTGCAGATGGCGGCAAGGTTCACCACTACAGGGAACTGCGCTATGCGCTCCACAACCGCCACATCGGCAAGGTCGCCGCACAAAAATTCGCAACGTTCGTCGTTCAGCTTGTCCTGGATCCTGTAAAAGTCCAGGTCTACGCCAAAAACGCGCCACTGAGTGCGGCACAAAATGGCCTGAAGCAAATGACTACCAATAAAACCACCGCAGCCGACCACGGCCACGGTGATGCTACGGTCGTCAAACCTTAGGTTCATTATTCCGTAACCTTGATGGTTCCGGAATTGGAGCCCTTTGCCTGCTTGCTGTAGGGGTAAACGCGAATGTAGGCGTCATCGGCGGCAATACTTGGGCATTCTTCATCCTCTTCGCATTCCACACTCAAAACGACCTTGACTTCGTTGCAGGTCTTGCCATCAGTTTCGCCATCCACAGCTTCTTCCAAAAGGCCGATCTTCTTTTCGCCGCCGTCAAAGCGGTATTCAATGCCGAATCCGCCAAAGTCCAGACTGCTGCCGAACACCACCGCGATGGTATCGCCAACCTTGAATTCGTCACCCTTTGCCGGAGCGACGACCTTCACGCTGTCGGTCGTGCAGTCGAAGTTGGCATTATCGTTCGAGGAAGCTGGCTTGGAGGAATCCGAAGACTCCGGAACCGAGGACGAAGAGGAATCGTCGCCACAGGCGACAAAAGCAAGCATCGCGCTGAACATCAATGCATAGGCTATTTTCATATGTTCTCCTAGTTTAAAAACGCTATTTGGTGATTTCTTTTAAGCCCAATATACAAAAACGGACTACCGGGCGACGACCTGATGCCGGATTTTCTCGGCAAGATCCCGCCCGCCCAGCTGGGCAATGCACTCGAACGCGAATTCCTCGGCAGTCCCTGCACCACGGCTCGTGACCACATTGGCGTCAACCACGACGCGGTCCTCCGAGAACTCCTTGCAAACAAGTTCACCCACGCAACCGGGGAAGCACGTAGCCCTTCGGTCGCCCAATATCCCGGCCTTGCTCAGCACGAGCGGAGCCGCACATATCGCAAAGACCCACTTTTTTTCGCCGTAGAACTGGCGGACCACGGCCTCGACCGCATCGCTTGCCTTGAGGTTCTGCACGCCGGGGCCTCCGCCTGGGAGGCAAACCGCGTCAAAAGGCCTGATGTCGGCTCCCTTGAGGGCAAAATCGGCCTCAATCTTGAGCCCGTGAGCCCCGCACACCTGCGACGCCCCCGAGACCGAAGCCAGGGCCACTTGGATTCCCGCCCGCTGGAAGTAATCAAACGGGGTGACAAACTCCGTTTCTTCGAACCCGTCCGCCATAAGGAATAGTACTTGCATAAAGCCTCCTTGTGCCTTAAATATAAATAAATGCTATATTTGCGCGCATGAATTTCAAGGATAGAATTATTCGTGCCACGGGTAAAAAGGCGCCCTTCCGCCTGATCGTGGTCGACTTGACCGCCACCATGAACGAAATCGGCGCCATGCACAACGCCAAGGGCTACTCCCTCAAGCTGCTCGCCGAGAACACCATCGCAAGCCTCTTTTTGAGCGCCGGGCTCAAGTACGCCGGAACCGTCACGTTCACCACTAAGTTTAGCGGCGAAATCAGCTGCATCCAGTCGGACTCCACGCCGATGGGCCTCATGAGAGCAATGATCCCGCAAGAGGAACTGCAGACCGTCGGGGCGAATGAACCCGCCATTATCCCGCAGACCATCAACGTCATCAAGATTGACGAGAACGGCAAACGCGTCCACGAGAGCATCATCGAGGCACCGGGCATCTCCATGGGGCAGAACCTCGCCACCTACTTGCTACAGTCCGAGCAGGTGCGCTCCGCCGTGGGCATCGAGGCGCAGTTCAGCAAGGCAGACCCGAGCAAGCTCGACTATGCCGCCGGTTTTTACATCGAAGCGTTCCCCGACCTCGAAGAAAAGGACATCATGCTCCTCGAGCAAATCGTGCTGAACCTCCCCAAGTTCCACGAGCTGTACAAAGCCGAGGGTTTTGACCTCGACGAACTTTTGGACCAGCTTCGCGGCCCTTACGAAATAGACATCGTCCGCGAAATCACGCCCAAGGCCTACTGTCCCTGCAACCAAGAGCACATGGAAGCCTCCGTTGCCGCCCTCCCGCTCAACGATCTAAAAGAACTTGAAAAGGACGGAGAGGACCTCGACGTCACATGCGATTTTTGCCGTCGCAAATACAAGATTACAATCGACGACCTAAGAGAGATAATCAAAAGCCGCTCCAAGTAAAACACATTCAACACCGGGAATTGAATTATGTTCACTAAGCAATGCGTTGTCACACTGGACCTGGAAGGCGTTCTCGCCCCCGAAATCTGGATTGCCGTCGCCGAAAAAACGGGCATCGCGGACCTCCGCCTCACCACGCGCGACATCCCCGACTACGACGTGCTCATGAAGGGGCGCATCAAGATTCTTGACCGCGAAGGCATCAAGCTCAGCGACATCCAGAACGTCATCGCAAACCTCGGCTTGCTCGAGGGGGCTCGCGACTTTACAGACAAACTCCGCGACGAAGCGCAAGTGATCATTCTCTCGGACACGTTCCAGGAATTTGCCTACCCCATCATGAAGAACCTCGGATTCCCCACCATTTTCTGCCACAACCTGGAAGTCGAAAATGACCGCATCCGTGGTTACCACCTGCGTCTAAGCGACCAAAAGACCACCGTGGTCAAGCATTTGCAGCAGCTCAACTTCAAGGTGTTTGCCAGCGGCGATTCCTTCAACGACACGGGCATGCTCAAGCAGGCCGACAAGGGCGTCTTCTTTAGGGCCCCAGACTCCATTGTGGCGCAGTTCCCCCAGTTAGAGGCCACCCACACGTACAACGAACTTCTCGCCAAGTTCCACGAATTCCAGGAAACTCTGTAAAAACAAAATAACACAAGCGTTTTCCTGCAAACTACATCACTTTTTTTTACACAACTGTTACGAAGGCTCTTTTTTTACTTATACTTATATGAGATATAAAAAGGAGGCCTTATGCTTTACAAGCATTGGAAAAAATTTGCACTTGCGCTGACCGCCCTGTTCTGGGCTGGTTGCGACGATTCAGCATCTTCATCGGAAGTCGTTCTTTATGGCTGTCCCGACGATATTTGTGCGCCTGCACCCGAAAGCAGCAGCGACGCAAATGATGTACAGTCCAGTTCCAGCGAAACAACCGCTTCGTCGAGTTCCGAGGCGGCCAAACCCGAAAGTTCCAGCAGCGTGTTCGAAAAAATCATGCCCGCCTACGGCGTAGAAGTAGACTTCACGTGTGTACCCATGGATTCCAGTGTATCGTATTTCCCCAACGATTACAGTGCAGACAATGCCAAATTCTGGAAAGAGGAAGCGGCCAAGCACGATGCCGTAGACAAGATAGACTCCATCGCGCCGACTTTGGCGGAAACACCCGTGTGCCTCGAACATTTGCGCATGGAACTAGACAGGTTCGTGGCCCTTTACGGCGCCCCGACCATCATCAATAACGCGGTAGAATTCTGCAGCGACGGCACCATCAGGCCCAGCGAAGAATACGCCAAGTTCCTGAAGATGCAGGAGGAATGGGAGGCGAACAAGCCCGCTCTGGACGAAGAACTCAAGAAGGTCTACGAAGACAAGATGAAGGAAATCCAGGAACGGATTAACAAGTGTCTTTCTGGCGAGGCTGACGAGACTGACGAATAACTATGATTAAGAAGCATTGGAAAAAAATTCTATTGAGCCTCTGCTCCATGCTCTGGAGCGGCTGCAGTGACGATTCATCTAGCGACAGCAAGGAACTGATTGCGTGCGAATTGGAACAGATATGCCCCGAATATGGTATTTTCTACGATTGCGAAAACGAGGAAGATGCGATTGCCGGGAACTTCGAGAATTGCACCATGTCGTACCCCGCGTGCACGGACACGTACTATTGTGAAGACGACGTCACCTGTTTCCAATCGACCGACGACGAAACGAAAACTTTCGACTGTCGCGATGAAAAGGACAACAAGACGGTCTACACCGAAGACGAATTCAAGTCAAAATACTACGTCGAAAGTGAGCGCATCCACTAAACTTCACATTTCACATTACGCACCTCACATTTTTATGCAACTCTCTCTTAAAAAGAAACTCGCTCTCGAAGCTTACCGCCTTTACCGCCACAACGAAATCAAGGCGCATCCGCTCACGTACTTTTTCTGGGAATGCACACTCCGCTGCAACCTGCACTGCCTGCACTGCGGTAGCGACTGCGTGAAGGACGCCATCCCAGACATGCCCCGCGAAGACTTCATGGGCGTGCTGGATAAACTCGCCCCGCACATCGACCCGAAGCATTTTATCGTGGTGATTACCGGCGGCGAACCCTTGATGCGCCCGGACCTCGAGGAATGCGGCCAGGAAATCAAGAAGCGTGGTTACCCCTGGGGTATGGTCAGCAACGGCCTTGCGATGACCCCCGAACGCTACACCAAGCTGCTGAATGCCGGGCTGCGCTCGCTCACGATTAGCCTGGACGGCCTCAAGGAAAGCCACAACCATTTCCGCGGCGCCCCCACGAGTTTCGATAACGCACTCCGCGCCATCGACATGGCCGCCCACACGCAAGGCCTCACCTTCGACGTGATGACCTGCGTGAACCGCCAGAACCTCAAGGAGCTCCCGAAGATTCTTGACATCCTCCTGAAAATCGGCGTGAAGCGTTGGCGCATCGCGACGGTATTCCCGAAGGGCCGCGCGAAGGACAATCCGCTGTTCCAGCTCACGAACCAGGAATTCCGCCAGGTGTTCGACTTCATCCGCGAAGTCAAGAAACTGAACGTCATCAACGTGAACTACGGCTGCGAAGGCTTCCTCGGCAGCTACGAGAAGGACGCGCGCAACTACCCATTCTTCTGCCGTGCCGGCGTGAACGTCTCTTCCGTGCTTTGCGATGGCAGCATTTCTGCCTGCCCGAGCCTGCGCGGCGACTACATCCAGGGTAACATCTACAAGGACGACCTCTGGGATGTGTGGCAGAACCGCTACCAGGTGATGCGCGACCGCAGCTGGGCAAAAATCGGCGACTGCAAGACCTGCAAGTACTGGCGCTACTGCGAAGGCTCCAGCCTGCACCTCCGCGACGAAAAAACGAAAGAATTGGCTTATTGCCATGTAAAACGCTTGGAAGACGCTGGCGCATAAAATTTTTTTTGTGTATATTAAGTTTAAACGGATCCAAAGGAGTCTAAAATGCTCTACAAACACTGGAAAAAAATCCTACTTTCGCTAACCGCCTTCTTCTGGGCAAGTTGCGACGATACGGCCTCGGCAAGCAATGAGCCCGAGTCCAGTTCCTCCGTGGAAGCCCCGAAGTCCAGCGCCGTGACCGGAGGCACATCTTCCAGTTCCACCGAAACAGCCCCGGAATCTAGCGCAACCGACAATCCGGCTTCGTCCGTAGCGGCTGCAGAAAGTTCCGACACCGAGACTTCGGCGGCCAGCTCCTCCGACACCCCTAACATCGGGAGTTCCAATTCCACGGCCAGGAGTTCCAGCGCCGAAATGATTGCGCCCAAGTATGGCGTACCGATGAGCTCCAGCATGGTCGCGGCAAAGTACGGCGTCTTGATGCCGTCTGCTACCTGCGAAAAAGTCGGTTCTAAGCTGACTTGCGATGACGGCGTCACTTGCGACGAGATAGTTTCCGAAACCATGCAGTCCCCCGAATGCACCGGCGATGTCTGCGCCAAGTACGGCGTCGTGATTGTCAAGGACACTACCTACAAGTGTGATGACGGCAAAATCTACAAAGCTGCCGAGTTCCGCTCCAAATATGACATTCTGGATGGTGCCGTCGACCTGTACGGATGCCCGAGCGACATCTGCTGGCCCGACACCCTCGTGGAAGCCCAGCCCTTATACGGTATTTCGAATATGGTAACTCGCCCCCAATAAAAATGAAGCTTGGCATCAAGAAGAAACTTGCGCTCGAAGCACACAGGCTGTACCGTCATAACGAAATCAAGGCGCACCCGCTCACGTACTTCTTTTGGGAGTGCACGTTGCGCTGCAATTTGCATTGCCAGCACTGCGGTAGCGACTGCGTGGCCGATGCTATCCCCGATATGCCCCGCGAGGACTTTTTCCGAGTGCTCGACGGCATTGCCCCACATATCGACCCCAAGAATTTTGCCGTGGTGATTACCGGCGGCGAGCCCCTGATGCGCGCCGACCTCGAGGAATGCGGGCAAGAAATCAAAAGGCGCGGATACGCCTGGGGCATGGTGACAAACGCACTTGCTCTTACGCCCGAACGCTTTGCCAAGCTCATGAACGCAGGGCTTCGCTCGCTCACCATCAGCCTGGACGGCCTCGAAGAGAACCACACCCTTTTCCGCGGAAACCCCCACAGCTTTGAACGCGCCGTACGCGCAATCCACATGGCGGCAAGCGTCGA encodes:
- a CDS encoding DJ-1 family glyoxalase III, yielding MQVLFLMADGFEETEFVTPFDYFQRAGIQVALASVSGASQVCGAHGLKIEADFALKGADIRPFDAVCLPGGGPGVQNLKASDAVEAVVRQFYGEKKWVFAICAAPLVLSKAGILGDRRATCFPGCVGELVCKEFSEDRVVVDANVVTSRGAGTAEEFAFECIAQLGGRDLAEKIRHQVVAR
- a CDS encoding Hsp33 family molecular chaperone HslO, with protein sequence MNFKDRIIRATGKKAPFRLIVVDLTATMNEIGAMHNAKGYSLKLLAENTIASLFLSAGLKYAGTVTFTTKFSGEISCIQSDSTPMGLMRAMIPQEELQTVGANEPAIIPQTINVIKIDENGKRVHESIIEAPGISMGQNLATYLLQSEQVRSAVGIEAQFSKADPSKLDYAAGFYIEAFPDLEEKDIMLLEQIVLNLPKFHELYKAEGFDLDELLDQLRGPYEIDIVREITPKAYCPCNQEHMEASVAALPLNDLKELEKDGEDLDVTCDFCRRKYKITIDDLREIIKSRSK
- a CDS encoding TIGR04133 family radical SAM/SPASM protein; translation: MQLSLKKKLALEAYRLYRHNEIKAHPLTYFFWECTLRCNLHCLHCGSDCVKDAIPDMPREDFMGVLDKLAPHIDPKHFIVVITGGEPLMRPDLEECGQEIKKRGYPWGMVSNGLAMTPERYTKLLNAGLRSLTISLDGLKESHNHFRGAPTSFDNALRAIDMAAHTQGLTFDVMTCVNRQNLKELPKILDILLKIGVKRWRIATVFPKGRAKDNPLFQLTNQEFRQVFDFIREVKKLNVINVNYGCEGFLGSYEKDARNYPFFCRAGVNVSSVLCDGSISACPSLRGDYIQGNIYKDDLWDVWQNRYQVMRDRSWAKIGDCKTCKYWRYCEGSSLHLRDEKTKELAYCHVKRLEDAGA
- the slyD gene encoding peptidylprolyl isomerase, which codes for MKIAEKTVVQMHYTLTSDEGAVIDSSEGREPLQYIQGAHMIVVGLEKAMEGHEVGDKFDVKVIPAEGYGIYDERMTQEVPLNVFQGVEKVEVGMQFYAQTPAGPMPIRIKSVSGDKAVIDANHELAGKNLNFAIEVVSVREATEEELNPQGHCCCGGKGDGECKCGEEGHECECGGEGHKENCDGQGGCGCPNHDKHHGNA
- a CDS encoding NAD-dependent epimerase/dehydratase family protein, which produces MNLRFDDRSITVAVVGCGGFIGSHLLQAILCRTQWRVFGVDLDFYRIQDKLNDERCEFLCGDLADVAVVERIAQFPVVVNLAAICTPSRYMAESATVIRSNYDHPAALADACAKSGSWLVHFSTSEVYGRTAADSGLLEEDSTPVTFGPVTASRWSYATAKLLTERYIAGLSGLRWTVVRPFNFVGPYMDFMPGVDGEGIPRVLANFSSALVRGEALKLVNGGKARRCFTSVFDAIDFIFALFQVAGSAGDEAPALGEVPAVYSQAFNVGNPDNELTIAELAQKMREIYAEIRGVGVESLPAPVAVSGEEYYGEGYDDSLRRLPSVAKAERLLGFRAKTPIDVCLRDSLSWFAEHYA
- the thrH gene encoding bifunctional phosphoserine phosphatase/homoserine phosphotransferase ThrH, with amino-acid sequence MFTKQCVVTLDLEGVLAPEIWIAVAEKTGIADLRLTTRDIPDYDVLMKGRIKILDREGIKLSDIQNVIANLGLLEGARDFTDKLRDEAQVIILSDTFQEFAYPIMKNLGFPTIFCHNLEVENDRIRGYHLRLSDQKTTVVKHLQQLNFKVFASGDSFNDTGMLKQADKGVFFRAPDSIVAQFPQLEATHTYNELLAKFHEFQETL
- a CDS encoding glycosyltransferase family 2 protein, whose protein sequence is MPRDVFIFVPAYNVGKTLHEVLSKVSPAMYARSQVLVIDDGSKEPVALEPFDGEGAWQILCHRFENNQGYGAVVKFGLAAGLAAGAKYIACLHGDGQYPAEKLDEFIAEMERRDCSARGLALLQGSRHAVAGGARRGGMPLYKRLGGAFLTALENVAFKQKLTDRHSGYIVYNAEFLKTLDLEKLSPSFDIDLEIISIADARGWRLAELPIPTRYAGEKSNLNVVTYGLRVLRQVVRRFFR